The following are from one region of the Acidobacteriota bacterium genome:
- a CDS encoding DegT/DnrJ/EryC1/StrS family aminotransferase: MKVPLLDLKAQYAGIRDDIRRAVDEVMDSQYFILGPKVEELEHRIAEYSGTEHAVGVSSGTDALLAALMAADVGPGDEVITTPFTFFSTAGAVSRLGARPVFVDIDPVTFNMDPAKIAGAVSPRTKALIPIHLFGQCADMDPILEAARASGLCVIEDAAQSIGAEYKEKRAGSMGHMGIFSFFPSKNLGGFGDGGMVVTRDEALREKLEMIRVHGSKPKYFHKIVGANFRLDALQAAVLIVKLGHLDAWSKKRRENAAIYDAGFAESGLVAAGHVVTPVAVYREGGDVNHHIYNQYTIRTTDRERRDALRAFLAENGIGAEIYYPVPLHLQECFRDLGYKEGDFPESEAASARVLSLPIYPELTAEQQQYVVRKIAEFF; the protein is encoded by the coding sequence ATGAAAGTTCCATTGCTCGATCTCAAAGCGCAGTACGCCGGGATCCGGGACGACATCCGCCGCGCCGTCGATGAAGTCATGGACTCCCAGTATTTCATTCTGGGGCCCAAAGTCGAAGAGCTCGAACACCGGATCGCCGAATATTCCGGAACTGAGCACGCCGTCGGCGTCTCATCCGGAACGGACGCACTTCTGGCCGCCCTCATGGCCGCGGACGTCGGGCCCGGCGACGAGGTCATCACCACGCCCTTCACATTCTTTTCGACGGCAGGGGCCGTCTCGCGGCTGGGCGCCCGGCCGGTCTTTGTCGACATCGATCCCGTGACCTTCAACATGGACCCGGCGAAGATCGCGGGGGCCGTTTCGCCGCGGACGAAGGCGCTGATCCCCATCCATCTTTTCGGGCAGTGCGCCGACATGGACCCGATCCTGGAGGCGGCCCGGGCGAGCGGGCTCTGCGTCATCGAGGACGCCGCCCAGTCGATCGGCGCCGAATACAAGGAGAAGCGGGCCGGGTCCATGGGTCATATGGGAATTTTCTCGTTTTTCCCGTCGAAAAACCTGGGCGGATTCGGCGACGGCGGGATGGTCGTGACCCGGGACGAGGCGCTTCGCGAAAAGCTCGAGATGATCCGCGTCCATGGCTCGAAGCCCAAGTATTTCCACAAGATCGTGGGTGCGAATTTCCGGCTGGATGCGCTGCAGGCGGCCGTTCTCATCGTCAAGCTCGGCCATCTCGACGCCTGGTCAAAGAAGAGACGGGAGAATGCCGCGATCTACGACGCCGGGTTCGCCGAGTCCGGGCTGGTCGCCGCCGGGCATGTCGTGACGCCGGTCGCCGTGTATCGAGAGGGCGGAGATGTGAACCATCACATCTACAACCAGTATACGATCCGGACGACGGACAGAGAGCGGAGAGACGCCCTGCGGGCCTTCCTGGCTGAAAACGGCATCGGGGCGGAAATCTATTATCCCGTGCCGCTTCACCTGCAGGAATGCTTCCGGGATCTGGGCTATAAGGAAGGAGATTTTCCGGAGAGTGAAGCCGCGTCGGCCCGCGTCCTGTCCCTTCCGATCTATCCCGAACTCACGGCGGAGCAGCAGCAGTATGTCGTCCGCAAAATCGCCGAATTCTTCTAG
- a CDS encoding ATP-binding protein has translation MEFINRETELAFLEGCWREESAGLVVLWGKRRVGKTELVKRFVEGKPHIYFLAETTGPKEQLLRFSRAVGRFFSEPLLETRGFTDWEEIFVYLRKKNRRIVLAVDEFPYLIQSNPAAPSLFQKGWDEHLSKSPVCLVLLGSSIAMMENEVLGRRSPLFGRRTGQWRVDPMSFRAASGFRKGSSFEDRLSHYAVAGGIPAYWLQFDRRSDIWRNIEERVLSKGRFLYDEVEFLLREELREPRYYFALLQAVAQGRRKLSEIVNATGLAQAAANKYLGVLADLKIVERETPVTEERPLKSKKGLYRIVDNFVHFWFKFVFPRRADLELGKTGDVLRDIRRDWAGCAAPVYEQVAREILMENEDRFFRFDAVGRWWDKGEEIDLVALNRETKQALLVEVKWSERPVGLDIYEGLKAKAGKVRKTLGTWGGEADLRFCLFGKKGFTEAVMRKAAEEGVALFTGEGDLQA, from the coding sequence GTGGAATTCATCAACCGGGAAACGGAACTGGCCTTTCTGGAGGGATGCTGGCGCGAAGAGAGCGCCGGGCTTGTCGTCCTCTGGGGAAAGCGGCGGGTCGGCAAAACCGAGCTTGTCAAACGTTTTGTCGAAGGCAAACCGCACATCTACTTTCTGGCCGAAACGACCGGCCCGAAGGAGCAGCTCCTCAGGTTTTCGCGGGCCGTCGGCCGGTTCTTCAGCGAGCCCCTGCTCGAAACGCGGGGTTTCACCGATTGGGAGGAGATCTTTGTCTATCTCCGGAAGAAAAACCGCAGGATCGTCCTCGCCGTCGACGAATTCCCCTATCTGATCCAGTCCAATCCGGCCGCGCCGAGCCTTTTCCAGAAGGGTTGGGACGAACACCTGTCGAAGAGCCCGGTTTGCCTTGTCCTTCTCGGGTCGAGCATAGCCATGATGGAAAACGAGGTCCTGGGCCGCCGGAGCCCGCTTTTCGGACGGCGGACCGGTCAATGGCGGGTCGACCCCATGAGCTTTCGCGCCGCATCCGGTTTCAGAAAGGGTAGCTCGTTCGAGGACCGTCTTTCGCATTACGCCGTGGCCGGCGGCATTCCAGCCTACTGGCTCCAGTTCGATCGCCGGAGCGACATCTGGAGGAACATCGAAGAACGCGTCCTGAGCAAGGGGCGGTTTCTCTATGACGAGGTCGAGTTCCTGCTGAGGGAGGAGTTGCGGGAGCCGCGTTATTATTTCGCCCTGCTGCAGGCCGTCGCCCAGGGCAGGCGGAAGCTCTCCGAGATCGTCAACGCGACGGGGCTGGCCCAGGCCGCGGCCAACAAGTATCTGGGCGTTCTTGCCGATCTGAAGATCGTCGAACGCGAAACTCCCGTGACGGAGGAGCGCCCGCTGAAGAGCAAGAAGGGACTGTATCGGATTGTCGACAACTTCGTTCATTTCTGGTTCAAGTTCGTGTTTCCCCGGCGAGCCGACCTCGAGCTCGGCAAAACGGGCGATGTGCTGAGGGATATCCGGAGGGATTGGGCCGGGTGCGCGGCGCCGGTCTATGAGCAGGTCGCGCGGGAAATCCTGATGGAAAACGAGGACCGGTTTTTCCGGTTCGATGCCGTGGGGCGATGGTGGGACAAAGGCGAAGAAATCGACCTGGTCGCGCTGAACAGGGAGACCAAGCAGGCTCTTCTCGTGGAGGTCAAATGGAGCGAACGGCCGGTCGGACTGGACATCTACGAGGGACTGAAGGCCAAGGCGGGGAAGGTGAGGAAAACCTTGGGGACGTGGGGCGGAGAGGCCGATCTCCGTTTTTGCTTGTTCGGAAAGAAGGGTTTCACCGAGGCCGTGATGCGGAAAGCGGCGGAGGAGGGCGTCGCTCTCTTTACGGGCGAGGGGGATTTGCAAGCTTGA
- a CDS encoding GNAT family N-acetyltransferase — MTATVPPWHEEPVSKAHDRSAFDCGDDILNDFLRRHACKSHVRGGAKTFLAVEDVDRRRILGFYSVSPASIAFNRAPDRVRKGLARHDVPVFRLARLAVDRTVQGRGLGGQLLLAAGRRCLLVAAQVGGVALLIDAKDERAARWYAGYGAVPLLDLPLSLLLPFKTIEAALAEAGKI; from the coding sequence GTGACCGCGACTGTTCCTCCCTGGCATGAAGAACCGGTTTCCAAAGCCCATGATCGGTCTGCGTTCGACTGTGGCGACGACATTTTGAATGATTTCCTGAGGCGCCATGCCTGCAAGAGCCATGTCCGGGGCGGGGCCAAAACATTTCTTGCCGTCGAGGATGTCGACCGGAGGCGGATCCTCGGTTTCTACAGTGTCAGCCCGGCATCCATAGCTTTTAACCGCGCCCCCGATCGGGTCAGGAAAGGCCTGGCCCGTCATGACGTTCCCGTTTTCAGGCTGGCAAGGCTGGCCGTCGATCGGACGGTTCAGGGACGCGGCCTTGGCGGACAGCTTCTTCTCGCGGCGGGGCGGAGGTGCCTGTTGGTTGCAGCGCAGGTCGGTGGGGTTGCGCTTCTTATCGACGCCAAAGACGAACGCGCCGCGCGATGGTATGCGGGTTACGGCGCCGTTCCCCTCCTCGATCTGCCGCTTTCCCTGCTTCTGCCCTTCAAAACCATCGAGGCGGCGCTTGCGGAGGCGGGCAAGATTTGA
- a CDS encoding DUF1778 domain-containing protein: MPQILDENNRRVSLRIPPEDKALLVRAVALQRTTLTDFMIRHAVEAARTLIDQSERLELSERDSRLVLELLENPPAPNARLLKAARALPDRT; encoded by the coding sequence ATGCCGCAAATTCTTGACGAAAACAACAGGCGGGTTTCGCTGCGGATCCCGCCCGAGGACAAGGCGCTCCTCGTGCGCGCCGTGGCCCTGCAGCGGACTACTCTGACGGATTTCATGATCCGGCATGCGGTGGAGGCGGCGCGGACTCTGATCGATCAATCCGAAAGATTGGAGCTCAGCGAAAGAGACAGCCGGCTCGTCCTCGAGCTTCTGGAGAACCCTCCCGCGCCGAATGCGAGGCTCCTGAAGGCCGCCCGCGCCCTGCCCGACCGCACGTGA
- a CDS encoding UDP-N-acetyl glucosamine 2-epimerase produces MKHDAYRLMLVAGARPNFMKIAPLMRELRKHGDFAPILVHSGQHYDEAMSQLFFDELEIPRPQINLEVGSASHAVQTARIMERFEPVCVENEPDAVLVVGDVNSTAACVLVAAKLGIATIHYEAGLRSRDRSMPEEINRIVTDSICDLFFTTSADADDNLVAEGKPRDRIHMVGNLMIDTLVHFLPKIRAARVEPVVIGGGAGIAGLSERNEADAQRVIDAEKMPGAKSSEGEKGVSGRESTEKVRGTQSMRNTGKAQGARPYAVMTFHRPNNVDDREVLAGLVDQWRRLAADIPIVFPVHPRTLKQLKAFGLWERIEKAEGMLLCEPLGYLPFMNLVCGAALVITDSGGIQEETTYLHIPCLTVRPSTERPVTIRQGSNRLIKPHEVESESRRVLEGGERFDQVPPLWDGRAAGRIVEKLRLHYYA; encoded by the coding sequence ATGAAACACGACGCCTATCGATTGATGCTTGTCGCCGGGGCGCGGCCGAACTTTATGAAGATTGCGCCGCTCATGCGGGAACTGCGGAAGCACGGGGATTTCGCCCCGATCCTGGTTCACTCCGGCCAGCACTACGACGAGGCGATGTCGCAGCTCTTCTTCGACGAGCTCGAAATCCCGCGGCCGCAGATCAACCTCGAGGTCGGCTCGGCTTCGCACGCCGTGCAGACGGCGCGCATCATGGAGCGCTTCGAGCCGGTGTGTGTGGAGAACGAGCCGGACGCCGTGCTGGTCGTGGGCGACGTCAACTCGACTGCGGCATGTGTGCTGGTGGCCGCCAAGCTGGGGATCGCGACGATCCACTACGAGGCGGGCCTGCGATCGCGCGACCGGTCCATGCCTGAAGAGATCAACCGCATCGTGACCGACAGCATTTGCGATCTGTTTTTTACGACCTCCGCCGACGCCGACGACAATCTTGTGGCGGAGGGAAAGCCGCGCGACAGGATCCATATGGTCGGCAACCTGATGATCGACACGCTGGTCCATTTCCTGCCGAAGATAAGAGCGGCGAGGGTCGAGCCGGTGGTGATTGGGGGAGGAGCGGGGATTGCGGGCTTGAGCGAGCGCAATGAAGCGGATGCCCAGAGAGTGATTGATGCAGAGAAAATGCCGGGTGCAAAAAGCTCGGAGGGTGAAAAAGGCGTATCGGGCAGGGAGAGTACGGAAAAAGTGCGGGGAACGCAAAGCATGCGGAATACAGGAAAAGCCCAGGGCGCGCGCCCGTATGCGGTTATGACGTTTCACCGCCCCAACAACGTCGATGACCGGGAGGTGTTGGCTGGGCTTGTCGACCAGTGGCGCCGCCTGGCCGCGGACATTCCGATCGTCTTTCCCGTGCATCCGCGAACCCTCAAGCAGTTGAAAGCGTTCGGCCTCTGGGAGCGCATCGAAAAGGCCGAGGGGATGCTCCTCTGCGAGCCCCTGGGCTATCTCCCGTTCATGAATCTCGTCTGCGGCGCCGCGCTGGTGATCACCGACTCCGGCGGCATCCAGGAAGAGACGACGTATCTGCATATCCCCTGCCTGACCGTGCGTCCGAGCACTGAGCGGCCGGTGACCATCCGGCAGGGAAGCAACCGGCTGATCAAGCCCCACGAGGTGGAGAGCGAGTCGCGCCGGGTTCTGGAGGGCGGAGAGCGCTTCGATCAGGTGCCGCCCCTCTGGGACGGCCGTGCGGCCGGCCGCATCGTCGAGAAGCTCCGGCTTCATTATTATGCTTGA
- a CDS encoding glycosyltransferase family 4 protein, whose translation MLKNPSILVLNQYYPPDTAVSGLYAAEICAGLAARGFDVHVVAGQPSYTRPSHDAPARESRDGVRVYRVPMGRARGRERMARRIAGYLRYLVGAWRTGRKILKAGPCSTVLAFSNPPVIGYVGARLAAAGGCRFVWVLHDIHPDVLAVSGWRLPRLMVWAWEVANRAAFRRAETVVVLSDDMKRTLVERKGVPESKVRVIPVWGIPEVAPAEHPPGPRDEWGAAEGELLLLTSGNMGVMHPLDEILDAAKRFADRPVRFVFTGEGVKRRRLEARAAAEKIDRAVFLPRLPDEQLVRLLRAADIGLACLHPGLEDLAFPSRLCAYLSAGRPVIAIMNLMSSLTRWIEETGCGWSVSGGRELEDLVLALLKDPAEIARRGIRARQVYDDMFQRAEIIEAYAKLAGSGLAPARRSER comes from the coding sequence ATGTTGAAAAATCCTTCGATTCTTGTTCTGAACCAGTATTATCCTCCGGATACGGCCGTGTCCGGCCTGTATGCGGCGGAGATCTGCGCGGGGCTGGCCGCCCGCGGATTCGACGTTCATGTCGTCGCGGGGCAGCCGAGCTATACGCGTCCGTCGCATGACGCGCCGGCCCGGGAAAGCCGGGACGGCGTCCGGGTCTATCGTGTGCCCATGGGGCGCGCCCGCGGCCGCGAACGAATGGCGAGACGGATTGCCGGGTATCTCCGTTATCTCGTCGGCGCCTGGAGAACCGGCCGGAAAATCCTGAAGGCGGGGCCCTGCTCGACCGTTCTTGCCTTCAGCAATCCGCCTGTCATCGGTTATGTGGGCGCGCGGCTGGCCGCGGCGGGAGGATGCCGGTTTGTCTGGGTCCTCCACGACATTCATCCCGATGTTCTCGCGGTTTCGGGCTGGCGATTACCCCGCCTGATGGTGTGGGCTTGGGAGGTTGCGAATCGCGCCGCTTTTCGCCGGGCCGAGACCGTCGTGGTGCTGAGCGACGACATGAAGCGGACGCTTGTCGAGCGGAAAGGCGTTCCCGAGAGCAAAGTCCGGGTGATCCCCGTTTGGGGAATCCCGGAAGTCGCGCCGGCGGAGCATCCTCCCGGCCCGAGGGACGAGTGGGGCGCGGCCGAGGGCGAGCTATTGCTTTTGACGTCCGGCAACATGGGCGTCATGCATCCCCTGGATGAGATCCTGGATGCGGCGAAGCGGTTTGCCGACCGGCCCGTCCGCTTTGTCTTTACGGGAGAAGGCGTGAAGCGCCGGCGCCTGGAAGCCCGAGCAGCCGCGGAAAAGATCGACCGGGCGGTGTTTCTCCCGCGGCTTCCGGATGAACAGCTCGTGCGGCTGTTGAGGGCGGCGGATATCGGCTTGGCCTGTCTTCATCCGGGGCTGGAGGATCTGGCGTTTCCATCGCGGCTCTGCGCCTATCTGTCAGCAGGCCGGCCGGTGATCGCCATCATGAATTTAATGAGCAGCCTGACCCGCTGGATCGAGGAAACCGGCTGCGGCTGGAGCGTCTCCGGCGGGCGGGAATTGGAAGATCTCGTCCTGGCGCTTCTGAAAGACCCCGCGGAAATCGCAAGGCGGGGGATCCGTGCGCGGCAGGTTTATGACGACATGTTTCAACGGGCCGAGATTATCGAGGCGTATGCGAAGCTGGCCGGGTCCGGACTTGCTCCCGCAAGGCGTTCAGAGAGATAA
- a CDS encoding glycosyltransferase family 2 protein yields MIIKTSIVMPCLDEERFIGRAVESLLEGAGDDVEILVVDGGSRDQTRDLVRGFAERGAPVRLLDNPRRRVSAAMNIGIREARGDWIVRADAHCVYPPRYARRCVELLEKTGAANAGGVQVPVVEALEARAGGGSGRGFQAAVALALRHPLGVGNARWRLGRRSGFVDTVYLGAFRRDLFEEIGGFDEEADSNQDAELNMRIRAAGKTVYLDHTLEVLYYPRESLRGLARQFFRYGRGRARTALKHRRLTSWRQAAAPLLLVGLGGSLVAAVLNPMFLLVPAAYAAGLAVFALLSRFPGLKCGGREESPGPFAGTGRVPASTRSAANAQGQAGARAGLGCRLRVALVWAVMHISWGAGFLSDPFLRRKSAVIGNVDSGSMR; encoded by the coding sequence TTGATAATAAAAACATCGATCGTCATGCCCTGCCTCGATGAAGAGCGATTCATCGGGCGGGCGGTCGAAAGCCTGCTCGAAGGCGCGGGGGACGATGTCGAAATTCTCGTCGTCGATGGGGGAAGCCGGGATCAGACGCGAGATCTCGTCCGGGGATTCGCCGAGCGCGGCGCCCCGGTGCGGCTTCTCGACAATCCCCGCCGTCGCGTCAGCGCGGCCATGAACATCGGGATCCGCGAGGCGCGCGGCGATTGGATTGTGCGGGCCGATGCCCACTGTGTCTATCCGCCGCGATACGCGCGGCGGTGCGTCGAACTCCTGGAGAAGACGGGCGCGGCCAACGCGGGCGGCGTCCAGGTCCCGGTCGTCGAGGCATTGGAGGCGCGCGCCGGGGGCGGTTCAGGCCGCGGCTTTCAGGCGGCGGTCGCCCTGGCTCTGCGCCATCCGCTGGGCGTCGGAAACGCCCGCTGGCGCCTGGGACGGCGAAGCGGATTTGTCGATACGGTCTATCTGGGCGCGTTCCGGCGGGACCTCTTCGAGGAGATCGGCGGCTTCGACGAGGAGGCCGACTCCAACCAGGACGCCGAGTTGAACATGCGGATCCGTGCCGCCGGCAAGACGGTTTATCTCGACCACACGCTCGAGGTCCTCTATTATCCGCGGGAGAGTCTCCGCGGGCTGGCCCGCCAGTTTTTCCGCTACGGCCGGGGCCGGGCCCGGACGGCCCTGAAGCACCGGCGGCTGACGTCGTGGCGCCAGGCGGCCGCGCCGCTTCTCCTCGTTGGATTGGGAGGATCGCTGGTTGCGGCGGTCCTGAATCCGATGTTTCTGCTCGTCCCGGCGGCTTATGCGGCAGGGCTTGCCGTATTTGCGCTTCTCTCCCGATTCCCCGGCCTGAAATGCGGCGGCCGTGAGGAAAGTCCGGGGCCATTCGCCGGAACCGGGCGCGTCCCGGCTTCGACGAGGTCCGCGGCGAACGCGCAAGGACAGGCGGGGGCCCGAGCCGGTTTGGGCTGTCGCCTCCGCGTTGCCCTCGTCTGGGCGGTGATGCACATCAGCTGGGGTGCGGGATTCCTCAGCGACCCGTTTCTCCGGAGGAAGTCCGCCGTCATCGGCAATGTCGACTCCGGATCGATGCGGTAA
- a CDS encoding ATP-binding protein, giving the protein MFVDREKEKNRLLRAFERDNTRLIVVYGRRRCGKTALLRRILPPKAVYFAADLRETALQISGLADRIDEIVPGFGKPVYPDWESLFNNLGLALRERTILCLDEFPYLVKNSPDLPSVIQKIVDAGWPHILILCGSSQQMMYGMALDGSSPLYGRCDEILRIRPMEIPYLKEYLRITAEDAVREFGVWGGVPRYWEIRRRSKSFEEAVKNHVLDRDGILYEEPERLFADEMRTSVQAFSVLSLIGSGCHRMSEIAGRLEKPATQLSRLTAFLIDLGYIRRDVPYGESIHSTKKSLYKIDDPFLNFYFTFLVPHRSRLEFGLIDPVWNDIRGRYDGYLSGIWEDICRRAVPLMTFQGKTFNPAARWWGNGLDGKPMELDLVAESIDKSAILLGEVEWRMRTPVAKLQRELERKSRNLPFAGGKSVIKALFLRKADGEAARGAAVPDETTLVIPPGRVVSAMDG; this is encoded by the coding sequence ATGTTCGTCGACAGAGAAAAAGAAAAAAACCGATTGTTGCGGGCGTTCGAGCGCGACAACACCCGTCTGATCGTCGTTTACGGGCGGAGGCGTTGCGGCAAAACCGCGCTTTTGCGCCGCATCCTTCCGCCGAAGGCCGTTTATTTCGCCGCCGATCTTCGGGAGACGGCCCTTCAAATCTCGGGGTTGGCCGACCGCATCGATGAGATCGTCCCGGGGTTCGGCAAGCCCGTATACCCCGACTGGGAAAGCCTCTTCAACAATCTCGGACTGGCCCTGAGGGAACGGACGATCCTGTGCCTTGATGAATTTCCCTATCTGGTCAAGAACAGCCCGGACCTGCCTTCCGTCATCCAGAAAATCGTCGACGCGGGATGGCCGCACATCCTCATCCTCTGCGGTTCTTCGCAGCAGATGATGTACGGCATGGCGCTCGACGGGTCGTCGCCTCTTTACGGGCGATGCGACGAGATTTTGCGGATTCGTCCCATGGAGATCCCGTATCTGAAAGAGTATCTCCGGATCACCGCGGAAGACGCCGTGAGGGAGTTCGGCGTCTGGGGAGGCGTGCCGCGTTATTGGGAAATCCGGCGCCGGTCGAAAAGCTTTGAAGAGGCCGTGAAAAATCATGTGCTGGATCGGGACGGCATCCTCTATGAAGAACCCGAGCGGCTGTTTGCCGATGAAATGCGGACGTCCGTCCAGGCGTTTTCCGTGTTGAGCTTGATCGGATCGGGATGTCATCGCATGTCCGAAATCGCCGGGAGATTGGAAAAACCGGCCACGCAATTATCCCGGTTGACGGCCTTCCTCATCGATCTGGGTTATATCCGAAGGGATGTGCCTTACGGCGAATCGATCCATTCCACCAAGAAAAGTCTTTACAAGATCGATGATCCGTTTCTGAATTTCTACTTCACCTTTCTGGTTCCCCATCGAAGCCGGCTCGAATTCGGTCTGATTGATCCGGTTTGGAATGACATCCGCGGTCGATACGACGGGTATCTCAGCGGAATCTGGGAAGACATCTGTCGCCGGGCCGTTCCACTCATGACGTTTCAAGGAAAAACGTTCAATCCCGCGGCCCGCTGGTGGGGAAACGGTTTGGATGGGAAGCCGATGGAGTTGGACCTGGTTGCGGAATCCATCGACAAAAGCGCGATCCTTCTGGGCGAGGTCGAATGGCGCATGAGAACGCCGGTTGCGAAACTTCAACGAGAATTGGAGCGGAAAAGCCGAAACCTTCCTTTTGCCGGGGGAAAAAGCGTGATCAAAGCGCTTTTTCTTCGAAAGGCGGACGGGGAAGCCGCCAGGGGCGCCGCCGTGCCCGATGAAACGACGCTCGTCATCCCGCCCGGCCGGGTCGTCTCGGCGATGGATGGGTGA
- a CDS encoding nucleoside-diphosphate sugar epimerase/dehydratase, with translation MKERWISGFGGDVLRVTALKRRAFFLAADGLMIYAAIYAAFLVRFDFAVPGKYTDHIFEYGLLALVVKFVFLILFGQYNISWRFYSLSEMMRLFQALALSSVAMGAAIFLFRPLPLFAEFPRSILILDFVFSLALIGGLRIAKRVVLGYRIWPERSMQGRTRVLIVGAGSAGEQIGREMLNNRKSKYFPVGYVDDDPAKKGISIHGIRVLGGRRDIPEIVKSYMVDEILVAIPSAASGEIRKIVEIIREGNTVKSIKILPGIMDIMEGEVTLSDIQEIQVEDLLGRDPVTIDYESVRGFLAGKRVLITGAGGSIGGELTRTVLSFKPAKLAALDIDETELFDLMNRLHPLGLNVIPVVGDVRNRERMAVLFATFKPEVVIHSAAYKHVPILESFPEEAVGTNILGTKILAELAAENGVEKFVNISTDKAINPTSVMGASKRAAEELLRSMTSGKETRFISVRFGNVLGSRGSVIPLFKEQIKKGGPVTVTHPEMKRYFMAISEAVLLVLAAAAAGEGGETYVLDMGEPVKIVDLARDMIRLSRFEPDVEIPIVYTGLRPGEKLFEELLGAEEGSEPTDHPKIFRARSSRKSDGKKLLEKVERLIDMCRGSCRKEDVQALLRDIVPTYVANGGTLSSSPRPAEKPGGGDPEAEDSGVEDPGGGDPGGKARPRKSRGLVS, from the coding sequence ATGAAGGAGAGATGGATTTCCGGGTTCGGCGGTGATGTCCTGCGCGTAACAGCCTTGAAAAGGCGGGCCTTTTTCCTTGCCGCCGACGGTCTCATGATCTATGCCGCCATTTATGCGGCGTTCCTGGTCCGCTTCGATTTTGCCGTTCCCGGAAAATATACGGACCATATCTTCGAATACGGACTTTTGGCGCTTGTGGTCAAATTTGTCTTCCTGATCCTCTTCGGCCAATACAATATCTCCTGGCGGTTTTACAGCCTGAGCGAGATGATGCGGCTTTTTCAAGCGCTGGCCCTGTCCTCGGTGGCCATGGGTGCGGCGATATTTCTTTTTCGTCCTCTTCCGCTTTTTGCGGAGTTTCCCCGGTCGATTCTCATCCTGGATTTCGTTTTCAGCCTGGCATTGATCGGCGGCTTGAGAATCGCAAAAAGAGTGGTTCTGGGTTATCGAATCTGGCCGGAACGATCCATGCAGGGCCGCACCCGCGTGCTGATCGTCGGCGCCGGATCGGCCGGCGAACAGATCGGGCGGGAGATGCTGAACAACCGGAAATCGAAATACTTCCCGGTCGGCTATGTCGACGACGATCCGGCCAAGAAAGGGATTTCGATTCATGGGATCAGGGTTCTGGGGGGGCGCAGGGACATACCGGAGATCGTGAAGAGCTACATGGTGGACGAAATCCTGGTGGCCATCCCTTCGGCCGCGTCCGGCGAAATCCGGAAGATTGTCGAAATCATCCGCGAGGGCAACACCGTCAAATCCATCAAGATCCTGCCGGGGATCATGGACATCATGGAGGGCGAGGTCACCCTGTCCGATATCCAGGAGATCCAGGTCGAGGACTTGCTGGGGCGGGATCCCGTGACCATCGACTATGAGTCCGTGCGCGGATTCCTGGCCGGGAAGCGCGTCCTCATCACCGGCGCCGGAGGATCGATCGGCGGCGAGCTAACCCGGACGGTGTTGTCGTTCAAGCCGGCGAAACTGGCCGCGCTAGATATTGATGAAACCGAGCTTTTCGACCTGATGAATCGCCTGCATCCTTTAGGCTTGAACGTCATCCCTGTGGTCGGCGATGTGCGGAACAGGGAGCGGATGGCCGTGCTGTTCGCGACGTTCAAGCCCGAGGTCGTCATTCACTCCGCCGCCTACAAGCACGTGCCCATTCTCGAGTCCTTTCCCGAGGAGGCCGTCGGCACGAATATCCTGGGGACGAAGATCCTGGCCGAGCTTGCGGCCGAAAACGGAGTGGAAAAGTTCGTCAACATCTCGACCGACAAGGCCATCAATCCGACGAGCGTCATGGGAGCGAGCAAGCGGGCGGCCGAGGAGCTTCTCCGGTCGATGACAAGCGGAAAGGAAACACGGTTCATCTCGGTCCGGTTCGGGAACGTACTCGGCAGCCGGGGAAGCGTCATCCCCTTGTTCAAGGAACAGATCAAGAAGGGCGGCCCGGTCACGGTGACACACCCGGAGATGAAGCGCTATTTCATGGCCATATCCGAGGCCGTGCTCCTTGTCCTGGCGGCGGCGGCGGCCGGCGAGGGCGGAGAGACCTATGTTCTGGACATGGGCGAGCCCGTAAAGATCGTCGATCTGGCCCGGGACATGATCCGGCTCAGCCGGTTCGAACCGGATGTGGAGATTCCCATTGTCTACACCGGGCTGAGGCCGGGAGAAAAGCTTTTTGAGGAGCTTTTGGGAGCCGAGGAGGGATCGGAACCCACGGATCACCCCAAGATTTTCAGGGCCAGGAGTTCGCGGAAAAGCGACGGGAAAAAACTTCTGGAGAAGGTCGAACGGTTGATCGATATGTGCCGCGGGAGCTGTCGCAAAGAGGATGTTCAAGCCCTGCTCAGGGACATCGTCCCGACCTATGTTGCGAACGGCGGGACTCTTTCGTCATCGCCGCGGCCCGCTGAAAAGCCCGGCGGGGGAGATCCTGAAGCGGAAGATTCCGGCGTCGAAGATCCCGGAGGGGGAGATCCCGGCGGGAAGGCTCGGCCGAGAAAAAGCCGCGGCCTGGTTTCCTGA